Genomic segment of Scomber scombrus chromosome 18, fScoSco1.1, whole genome shotgun sequence:
TGAACCATACAGCCCATTGCAGCAGGAAGCGGTATCCCTCAGATCAAGTGTTACCTGAATGGAGTCAAGATTCCCCGGGTGGTGCGActcaaggtacacacacacacacacacacacacacacacacacacacacaaacgcatcAACGGAAACATTTATACTTCTGTTTTTGAGCAGGAAGGAACTTACTGTCTTtacatgttgtgtgtttgtcttcctcAGACACTGGTGGTGAAAGTGTTCGGTGTTATCTGTTCAGTGGTTGGCGGTCTTGCTGTCGGAAAGGTACGCGTTGCAAACCCTCAAAGCGTTCATCAGTGAAAATATAATACCCACAGCTTAGATCAACTATCATTCAGATTAAGGGTAAAGTGACACACTTCACTTGATATAAGCATCTCTCCTCATTGTTCCTGTGCATGAGCGAGACTAGATGTATATCATGAGAGTACAAAAACACTTCACTTTCTTCAGCCACTACATTATTAAGCATAAACTTTAATAACATGTTTCACAATATCATTTGCGCTCCGGTTGTAGGATTGacaacacacataaacaggaTTGCAAGTTGTTGCCATCATAAGACGTGCCAAGAATTCTCTGTCATACCTGTCCTCTTGTTCACCCACAATTCCTCAGGAAGGTCCCATGATTCACTCTGGTGCAGTTGTAGCTGCGGGAGTCTCCCAAGGCAGGAGCACTTCTTTAAAGAGAGACTTtaaggtcagtgtgtgtttagtgAGTTCCTATGCAGTGTTGTTTTACGAGCATATTGTTAATTTTAATTGCAGTGACAAACTTGTGACTCTTGTTTTACTAAAGATGCTTTACACAATTTGGGGAATTCtacatgtgatttttttgtaattattaaaGTTCATGACTGTGTACTATTCATATGATTTAATTGTCTATTATTATCAGTGTGCTTATGAGTAACAATGACTTGTaacaaaatatgtgtgtgtgtgtgtgtgtgtgtgtgtatgtgtttgtagaTCTTTGAATACTTCCggagagacacagaaaaaagagactttgtttctgctggagctgctgcCGGAGTTTCAGCTGCTTTTGGAGCACCAgtcggtaaaaaaaaaaagcaatctcACCGAAGAACAGTATAAACATGTGCTTTGTTATTCATCTGCCTCAGTTATGTTGGCAGTATCGCTGCTATAAAACCAGCAGTACAACAGTATAGCTCCATGTCCAACccagaaaaaaggaaagcttTGAGCCACAAACAGTGCTTGGTAAACAAGTGAAGGATGTAAACTGTCACACAGCAGGTTCACTgtgatgattgatgatgacaGTGATAGCGCTATGTGAAAACgtaaaagagaaacagaacTTATCTTCCTCTCCTAATTTGATActgctgtagaaaaaaaacctgactgagtttactttgtgtttgttttctgattgtgtgattttgtgtcttTGGTGAACAGGCGGCGTTCTGTTCTCTCTAGAGGAAGGAGCTTCTTTCTGGAACCAGATGTTGACATGGAGGATAGTAAGTCACACGGTCCTGTGTTTATCGTCATTATTAAACTGTCTTTAATGATATTAGATGAAATATTGGAGATTGAAGTGGAAGGAGGATAGCAAATGTTTTTTGCTTCCTCCTGTTCACTTTTTCAtcatccttttcttcctcttttctttcccgTTTCCAGTTCTTTGCTTCCATGATCTCTACCTTCACTCTGAACTTCTTCCTCAGTATCTATCACAACAATCCAGGTGACCTTTCCAACCCAGGTCTCATCAACTTTGGACGCTTTGAGACTGATGTGAGAAACTTTATACTAACTTTAATAACTTACATGAATACTGTGTATAGTGAATTTTTCCAGCTTTATGTTATTTGTTGGTGAATGTAAAACAACCTGTAAATTCTTCCTCTCAGAGTGTGACCTATAACCTCTATGAGATTCCCTTGTTCATCGCTATGGGAGCGATAGGTAAACACATCTTTCTTCTTGGTCTCTAGTATTCTTGTGTAAAGGCCATATTAatagtattatttttttcaggaTTTCAAGAACAATATGTTCGATTCTGTTTCTTCATAGTTGTATTGTTAAACAgacaatatgttttaaaatcattacatGACAGctcatgtgtgtttattttctttatttttctaatcATAACTCTTTTCTGCAGGCGGATTGCTGGGAGCTCTGTTCAATGTTCTCAACTACTGGCTGACCATCTTCAGGATCAGGTAAGGTTCTTAGAAAGGGAATAACGCTTACAAGAAATTACATAAGAAATTGACATAGGCTCAGCCAAAAATTCAACAGTGTCATATAGCAAGATTAATGGCTTTGTACGTTTAGTATGCCAACAGAAACAACACATGGTAGCATGACAGCTTTGCTGATGCCTGTCAAAAACAGGGTGGGGTGTTAGATGAGGAAATTTTCAAATGCACTCACAGTGTAATGACAGGAAAGATCACTGGGGAGGAGACTTCTGCTAAGACACGCAGGGATTCCTACTTCCTTATCTGGTGCTCCAATagaataaatatttcataatgCAATACTTGtaatattatatgtaaataACCACAGTCGAGGTTCAACATgaatggtttttatttttccatttgtctGGTTTGGCAATTGGGTCTTAAATCTATTTGCTCAAAGTCAATTTTTATTTGCCTCTATACAAATAGTTTATAATTTATAAATGGCAAATAATAGCGAAAAGActgatgtttaatattttaagtaaATGAAACAGAATGAGGAAATGTTGTCATAGATGTGAAGCTACAGACACATCAAAAATGATATGATACACTAAATTCCTCTGATGAGCCCAGTTTCTTTCAAATAATGGAATAGCTTCCCTAACCTGAtggcaaatacatttttagacttGTTTCTTCCACTCCAAGCTTCCTGATTTCCCTCTTTACTGTTTCATGTTCTCAAGAGTATTTATGGCAGTGAAAAATGACCTGCTCCACCAATTCCTCTATCTGACAGTGCTCAAATAATCCTGAGGGATGTTTGTTTTACACATCACACTTTTAGCCTGATAAATTCCTGATTGGCCAACAACACATGCCAGTCTTCTCTAGTGCGTGCAAGCGCAGGGGGGCTATGCTGTGTGCCAGAAAATAAGAACAGTATTTATGATACAGCAAAGattggaaaaaataaagattgaaacattctttattttattgtatttacttttcttttcttttcaaccaCTTGGGCAAGTTAGCTGCTAGATTTACTAGCCCGACGTGGCATTTTACTTGCTCCAGGCAATCAGGCATGCCTTATTGTTGAACCATAGCCACACAAATGGTGTTATTTCATACATGATGAATTAAGGATAATAGAAATGAATTATTGGGTGTACTTTAATacgaaaaaacacacagtttggTTCTTGAAAATGTCTGACACTGGAAAATATGAGTCAAAATGCATATGTAAGGGTTCTTCACGAGTGTgcgtttttctttttatgacatGATTGTGGAAAAATTAAGCCACCAGACATAAAACCTTAAGCTTTAGGAGTAATGGCATGATAAGGTACATTTAGTAGTGACTCAGACTGTTAAACATGGATTTGTTTGTAAAACAGTCTTGTTAACTTTGTGAATagcattaaaatgaatacatacaGCTCATTATGTTTATTGCCTGTGTTAGCTGTCCTGACTCTTGTTATCTGACACAGTGTGTGAGCGTAATGCAAAAGTTCACATTTCATAACAATAATTGGATTATAGACCCACGTCGCCTCAAGGCATAAGTCGACAGATTTGGCACAGGAGCTTTATTTTCCACTTAGTTGTTTTGGTAGCGCTCAAAGTTGCCTTGTTACTAATATGTCAAGATGTTGGAGGTTTCTGGTTGGTTAAGGCCATCATGTGTAAGATTAGAAAAAATTTAACTTTAGTGCCatgtggtttatgtgtgtgtgtgtgtgtgtgtgtgtgtgtgtgtgtgtgtgtatatcagaTACGTCCATCGCCCTTGTTTGCAAGTAATGGAGGCCATGTTGGTTGCTGCGGTGACAGCGACAGTGTCGTTCACCATGATCTACTTCTCCAATGACTGTCAGCCTCTGGGGCCGGAACACACTGAGGAGTATCCACTGCAGGTACACCAGCATCTCCGGCGTGTGTCAGCAgtctgaaaacattgtcatgcCATCTTTTCTTTATTCCTCTGATTATGAAATTTAATAGGGCGGAGTTTACAACTTCCTTGTTTTGTAGACGAactaaaaatattttgaaatactTCTATGATTCATCAAATTAAGACTCACACATGCAGCTTcagataagacattttaaacatcataCAGTTACAGATTAATAAGCTTTACCAGCACTGATATCACAAAGACCACATTACTAAAGGAGCTATGAAGAGTAAGATAAAACTGAACAATTTGTTGTAACGAGTGAGGAAATCCtacattttaatgataaataCTACACATTGAATAATTGGTTGTTAGACCGACAGACAAattaaagaggaacaggaaacattaaaaacattggGAGACAGGAATGGGAGTGACATGACAAAAGACCATCATGTTCACATTTCATGCTCCTTTACACCACTGATCCATCAAGACAAATAACACATACATTCTTGGTTAACAACACTTCTAGGTCCTCATGCTCCAGCTTTCAGACGTCTCTTTCAGCTGCTTGATGGCACATGAAAGCTTCACCAAGGACACAAGAACACAGTTGGAGAAAAgctctttgtgtctctttctcttgctgTGTCATTCTCATCAtttctctgcctccctctctaGTTGTTCTGTGCAGATGGGGAGTATAACTCCATGGCAACGGCCTTCTTCAACACTCCTGAGAGGAGCGTCCGTAGTCTCTTCCACAACCAGCCAGGTAAATCTGTGAACAAGCtttgtagaataataaatatggtTACACTACTAATATTGTACAAACAAGTGcactggactttttttttttccttgtttattttgtatatgGTTACATATGGAGGGAAGCATTAATGTAATGAATGAAGTTACCATCGTTCTGTCTCACAGGATCCTACAATCCTCTGACCCTGGGCTTGTTCACTCTGACTTATTTCTTCCTGGCTTGTTGGACATACGGCCTGGCCGTGTCTGCTGGAGTCTTCATCCCGTCTCTGCTGATAGGAGCAGCCTGGGGGAGACTGTGTGGAATACTGctggcctccatcacttccactggCTCGGTTAGTGTGTGTGGGTGCCCTCTTTCTGTATGAGGGCAAGACACACTTAGTGTTTCAGCTACCACATTTAAAATAGATCATATTATAGTTGAATCTAATTTCAGAATTTGTCTGTCCTCATTTGTAGTTACAGCTAATATATAATCTGTGTATTAttgtcaaattaaatgtaaaacttaAGGATATTTTCTCAAACTTAAGACCACATTTCCCTGTTGCActaacaatattttattatgtcTGATCTCTTAGTTACTGATTTTACTCTGTGTgcctatatttttctttatgggtttacagaagaggaggaatatGTTACAAATATTAGTTTTTCCGTTAGCCTCCGACCTCACTATCCTttactgtaatttcccagcttggatcaataaagtatatctatctatctatctatctatctatctatctatctatctatctatctatctatctatctatctatctatctatctatctatctatctatctatctatctatctatctatctatctatctatctatctatctatctatctatctatctatctatcacaaGGGACCTTTTGATCCAAAACAACAGCACCCTCTTGCTGTCTTGTGCTGTAAAACAAATCTGCAGTTTCTCAAAATTACTGATCAGGGACAAAATGCtacaaaaaagcaacacaatGTGTTAATGTTCTCACTGACTGTTAAACCTCTCTGTAACTTCTCTGCTTCTCTAGGCCGAGACACACTCTGTGTAAGGATGTGATATGTCTTGCATATTGCatgtttctttcttgttctttcttcacATTATACTTTCGATCAATGTTGAGCTCAGTTCACTGTTTCAACTGCTGAATGTTTCCCTTTGAAAGGCTGACTGTTGCAAACTAAGATCTCACCACAGTAAACTCGACATAATCAATATGCACACCTTTACACTCATACACAAAATGGAAATCTTGAAAGGCAATTCTCTCTAGTGTTCAACATGACTCAGCATGAGTTTCTTCTACCGTCCTGCCTGGAAACATAAATGGAAATAGAAAGatttcatgaaaataaaatgatgacatcatcaatgCCAGTAATACAAAAAGCTCCCAAACTACGTTGACACTatcacattatttatataattgaCATAAAAATGTATAGATTTGAATGTAGTCTGTAGTTAACCAACCTTTgctttgcttgttttttatgttctttgagaaatgaatgtaataaatctgtctttgaactattttaaatatataatagtgAGGAAGTGATACCATAAATGATATCTGTGAAGTTGGTTGCTTAGAAAAGTACACGTAAAAGTAAAACCTATCTGAAGTGGTTCATTTGGTGAGTCGAGGATTTCTTCTTGAACTAAACACATTtgactttctgtgtgtgttctgttaGATCTGGGCTGACCCTGGAAAATATGCCTTGATTGGAGCTGCAGCTCAGTTAGGTGAGTCACCCCAACCCCTAACCTTCACCATATTAAGGAGCAAGAAAAGGACCATATGATTATGGCCAATCAATACTCAGAAGTTATCTGTATTTTCACATCTATCATATTAAAACTCAGGTAAATTTGATAACATTGTAATGTCACATATACCAACAATATAGAAGTATAGTAATGGCCTGGTCTCTACAGGTGGCATCGTGAGGATGACTCTCAGTTTGACTGTCATCATGGTGGAGGCCACAGGAAACGTCACATATGGTCTTCCCATCATGCTCGTCCTGATGACTTCTAAGATTGTTGGAGATTACTTTGTAGAGGTGAGTGAAGAAGCAGGGATACTGTTCCTGCCTCCCTCTGTGTCCCATTGGTGGATGTGGATATAAGCCAATATGTGGCGTGCGTCTTAACCAGCAGGCTACTCGGTGCACTCACAATGACTCAGCAGCTTTGAAGCAAATCCATATTACCACAGCAATCCTTAGTGGGTTTTGAGTATGTATTGTGCTcactgttgaatttttttttgagtgtgctGTTGTACATTATTGTCCCTCAAAACAATGCACAAAGCTGCTGCTTACTGCTgcagaaaatattgaaataaattGCAGGTGCTAATAAAACTGCTCCAGTTCTTAGAGAAAAAATAGGAGTTGCTATTAAATCTTTCTTTGTGAAGTTTAATTGGTGTAGTGACATTTCAAAGTTGCAGTTTGATTAATGTCTGATGAGCAAATATTGTATCATTTCCTGTTAGACTGGTtatgaaacagtaaaatatgtggATTTCTAATTTCTACTCTAATTGTAAAAACAGTATTCCACAATCATATATACTTTATGCAGTTAGTATTTTGTATGGAATTGGGACACAGCAGTCTGTAAcctgtctctttttgtttcagGGTCTGTATGACATCCACATTAAGCTGCAGAGTGTTCCCTTCCTGCACTGGGAGGCTCCTGCCACCTCTCACTGGCTGACTGCCAGGTGAggtcctttttgttttgttgacgGCTGATTTGATGAAACTGAAAtactatttaaaacattcaaaaacatgAGATGTGATTTATTATTCACTGTATGTAATCAGTGTTTTATCCTGACATTCCCTTCCTGTTTCTCCCCCTGCGTCACCTTCTAGAGAAGTGATGAGTTCACCAGTCACCTGTTTGAACAGGATAGAGAAGGTGGGAACCATTGTGGACGTCCTAAGCAACACCTCCACCAATCACAACGGCTTCCCCGTCGTCGTGCAGGTTGCTGGTAGTGATGAGGTACTGTACCACGGCTTGGGTTATCGTCTTGATAAGCATACTAGCATAGCAGTGAAGTGAATTGAATGAAGACCTGTGTTTTTATACCTGCTCGGATTTACCCATGattatatgtaaatatacttAATACTGCTTTTCAGTTACCACTCAAATGTAGATTTTTCTTGACAACATGAGGTGATGTTTTCTAGTGCAGCTACAATGCAGTTTAATAGCAGGAAAAATGCACAATGTAATTTACAGGAAGTCATTAATGTAAGTCTAGCATATCAGCGGTAAATGTGACTTTGGTGTCAGTCTCAAGACATTTTTTTGCTGACAATCAACATTTACTGTGAGAGAAATTGATGTGAAACAGAGGCTAGCTTCTTCTACCACATCAAAAAAGAGGCCAAAATACCTTGCAGACATGTTTGAGGAAGTTATGACCGCTGCTATTGCCCACTTCCACATCATATTGTGGCCACAGTTGAATGGAGAAGGTCAAGTTCCCATTGTTTAGAGGTTGTGTAAAGTCATTCTgggaaataaacacatttaaccaAAAATTTGATTTTTGGACACATAATCACAAAAATTCCAGGGCAACTAGTAATCACatcctcctttttatttttctccccccATTCAGCCAGCGAAGCTCTGCGGCCTCATCCTTCGCTCTCAGCTCATTGTGCTTCTCAAGCACAAGGTAagaagctgctgtttgtgtgtgttcttacaGACAAGTGGCATAAAATATCATCACCTTTGTGGAAGTGGACTCAGTCACTGTtagctctcgctctctctttgcAGGTGTTTGTGGAATTAGCCCGGTCCCGGCTGACCCAGAGGAAGCTCCAGCTGAAGGACTTCAGGGACGCCTACCCCCGCTTCCCCCCAATCCAGAGCATCCACGTCTCCCAAGACGAAAGAGAGTGTATGATGGACCTCACAGAGTTCATGAACGCAACACCTTACACTGTACCAatggtaatacacacacaatggatTAACTTGACCAATTCAGACTTGTTTGTGATAAAGttttgtgtgaatgagtgaatttgATTTGTTTGCAGGAAACATCTCTTCCTCGTGTGTTTAAGCTATTCAGAGCTCTGGGACTCAGGCACCTGGTGGTAGTGGACGATGAGAACAGGGtaagagtttttgttttgttttttacctgtatgtattttttttttctgtgttttgctgATGATTGTTCTGACATCACATTTTTCGGTTTGTGAACCCTTTCAGGTTGTTGGACTGGTGACCAGAAAAGACTTGGCCAGATATCACCTGGGCAAACACGGGCTGGAGGAGCTTCAGCTTGCTCAGACATAgtactcagacacacacacacacacacacacacacacacaaactatgaCATGTTCACCTGATGCCTCGTAAGCTGTTGACCACCAGCTATGCAGCCCACAAAGGACACCATCAAAGGTCAAGAGATCACCGTTATTCTTTGATGCCAAAATGTTCGCCATGACATCACAACATACCTACAGGCCTGGGTCATAACCAAAAAGCCACATGTAAACTTTTAACTGCCCTTGGTGTAGAAATtggaattgaattgaaatacCTGTAACTAATGCACAAATTTGCTCTGTTAAATCTATCTGAAACACTATCAGAGGTCGCCGATTTGCTTTGAAGCATACTGAGTTTTGTACAAGACGGTCGtgttatctctttttttttcggCCCCTGTGCAGGGACATCAAATGATAGCGTAGTGCAGGGCTTTGAcaccttttgtcttttttttttttttcttaataatgaGCAAAAGAGAAGCCAATGTTtgcaaataattttttttccctGTGCTCGTGCACTTTCAAGGACctcatttcagatgttttatgaaCCGGGTCGAATgaaggaaacaagaaaaaagagaggaaagccAGGTGAGAAGATTCAACCGATATGTGTTAGCCAGGAAATGGGAAAaccttttgctttgttttgtttacacacATTCTCAATTCTGTTCATCCTCCTCAACATTACTTAAAATAGATGTCAGTACCCAACAGTTAAGTAATGATGCTGGTTATGTGGTGATGAGGTGATACACTATTTATTGGCTATGATATCGACTAATTACACTTTTAATAATTCAGGTGGATGCTTTTTATGCATTACATTTACTTTAGAATTATTACGAAATGACTCGCTTATTGAACTAAATGAGATATTTAAAGTGGTTCGCTTTGGAAAAACTGATTTTGATTGAGTGAGTTCAAGTCAGTACTGTGAACAACTCCACCGACCGCTTAAAGGTCTTATTTGTCAGTTTAgtattttctgggttttttttgtgtgtgtgtagatttgcACTGAAGAATGCTGTTATTTATTGTTGACGTTGAATACATGTTCTGATTTTTAAGAGTGTGGATCTGGATCATGTTCATCACATCCCATAACTGAAGACTCTTTCACGAGTGTGTttcaaagaaaggaaatgagaatTGTTTGACTGTTGTCCCACATGGCCACAAGATGCAGCGTGAGGTAGTTTTAGTTACAAACAGATCATGGAGATATAGatccttgtttctttttctgtctgatttACTGAGCGTATTTATATCTATACTACTGTCAGTAAAAGTGGTATTCATAGGTacgaacatgtttttttttgttttttttatccctaAAAATGTTTGCACTTTTACTTACTACTGACAAAAATCTCCTTTTCTTGCAAAATTCCCACAGGAAGCTCTAGATGAATGTAAACCTTTGTTTACCGCATATCCTCTGTTCAAACTAATCAATTTATCATCACATTACCCAGTCATGGTgcca
This window contains:
- the clcn7 gene encoding H(+)/Cl(-) exchange transporter 7 isoform X2, whose amino-acid sequence is MANITKKVSWSSRTDESGAAGEGTPLLNGSEQPKLSRQDSLRGRPKEIPHNEKLLSLKYESLDYDNIENQLFLEEERRMSYMGFRCLEISRWVVCGLIGFLTGLIACMIDIVVEELAGIKYQVVKWNIEKFTEVGGLSISLILWAVLNSVFVMMGAIVVAFFEPIAAGSGIPQIKCYLNGVKIPRVVRLKTLVVKVFGVICSVVGGLAVGKEGPMIHSGAVVAAGVSQGRSTSLKRDFKIFEYFRRDTEKRDFVSAGAAAGVSAAFGAPVGGVLFSLEEGASFWNQMLTWRIFFASMISTFTLNFFLSIYHNNPGDLSNPGLINFGRFETDSVTYNLYEIPLFIAMGAIGGLLGALFNVLNYWLTIFRIRYVHRPCLQVMEAMLVAAVTATVSFTMIYFSNDCQPLGPEHTEEYPLQLFCADGEYNSMATAFFNTPERSVRSLFHNQPGSYNPLTLGLFTLTYFFLACWTYGLAVSAGVFIPSLLIGAAWGRLCGILLASITSTGSIWADPGKYALIGAAAQLGGIVRMTLSLTVIMVEATGNVTYGLPIMLVLMTSKIVGDYFVEGLYDIHIKLQSVPFLHWEAPATSHWLTAREVMSSPVTCLNRIEKVGTIVDVLSNTSTNHNGFPVVVQVAGSDEPAKLCGLILRSQLIVLLKHKVFVELARSRLTQRKLQLKDFRDAYPRFPPIQSIHVSQDERECMMDLTEFMNATPYTVPMETSLPRVFKLFRALGLRHLVVVDDENRVVGLVTRKDLARYHLGKHGLEELQLAQT
- the clcn7 gene encoding H(+)/Cl(-) exchange transporter 7 isoform X1 encodes the protein MANITKKVSWSSRTDESGAAGEGTPLLNGSEQPKLSRQLSGGGSIFQIGRLSTVDLEEEITSEEDSLRGRPKEIPHNEKLLSLKYESLDYDNIENQLFLEEERRMSYMGFRCLEISRWVVCGLIGFLTGLIACMIDIVVEELAGIKYQVVKWNIEKFTEVGGLSISLILWAVLNSVFVMMGAIVVAFFEPIAAGSGIPQIKCYLNGVKIPRVVRLKTLVVKVFGVICSVVGGLAVGKEGPMIHSGAVVAAGVSQGRSTSLKRDFKIFEYFRRDTEKRDFVSAGAAAGVSAAFGAPVGGVLFSLEEGASFWNQMLTWRIFFASMISTFTLNFFLSIYHNNPGDLSNPGLINFGRFETDSVTYNLYEIPLFIAMGAIGGLLGALFNVLNYWLTIFRIRYVHRPCLQVMEAMLVAAVTATVSFTMIYFSNDCQPLGPEHTEEYPLQLFCADGEYNSMATAFFNTPERSVRSLFHNQPGSYNPLTLGLFTLTYFFLACWTYGLAVSAGVFIPSLLIGAAWGRLCGILLASITSTGSIWADPGKYALIGAAAQLGGIVRMTLSLTVIMVEATGNVTYGLPIMLVLMTSKIVGDYFVEGLYDIHIKLQSVPFLHWEAPATSHWLTAREVMSSPVTCLNRIEKVGTIVDVLSNTSTNHNGFPVVVQVAGSDEPAKLCGLILRSQLIVLLKHKVFVELARSRLTQRKLQLKDFRDAYPRFPPIQSIHVSQDERECMMDLTEFMNATPYTVPMETSLPRVFKLFRALGLRHLVVVDDENRVVGLVTRKDLARYHLGKHGLEELQLAQT
- the clcn7 gene encoding H(+)/Cl(-) exchange transporter 7 isoform X3, which codes for MSYMGFRCLEISRWVVCGLIGFLTGLIACMIDIVVEELAGIKYQVVKWNIEKFTEVGGLSISLILWAVLNSVFVMMGAIVVAFFEPIAAGSGIPQIKCYLNGVKIPRVVRLKTLVVKVFGVICSVVGGLAVGKEGPMIHSGAVVAAGVSQGRSTSLKRDFKIFEYFRRDTEKRDFVSAGAAAGVSAAFGAPVGGVLFSLEEGASFWNQMLTWRIFFASMISTFTLNFFLSIYHNNPGDLSNPGLINFGRFETDSVTYNLYEIPLFIAMGAIGGLLGALFNVLNYWLTIFRIRYVHRPCLQVMEAMLVAAVTATVSFTMIYFSNDCQPLGPEHTEEYPLQLFCADGEYNSMATAFFNTPERSVRSLFHNQPGSYNPLTLGLFTLTYFFLACWTYGLAVSAGVFIPSLLIGAAWGRLCGILLASITSTGSIWADPGKYALIGAAAQLGGIVRMTLSLTVIMVEATGNVTYGLPIMLVLMTSKIVGDYFVEGLYDIHIKLQSVPFLHWEAPATSHWLTAREVMSSPVTCLNRIEKVGTIVDVLSNTSTNHNGFPVVVQVAGSDEPAKLCGLILRSQLIVLLKHKVFVELARSRLTQRKLQLKDFRDAYPRFPPIQSIHVSQDERECMMDLTEFMNATPYTVPMETSLPRVFKLFRALGLRHLVVVDDENRVVGLVTRKDLARYHLGKHGLEELQLAQT